Proteins encoded in a region of the Candidatus Delongbacteria bacterium genome:
- a CDS encoding menaquinone biosynthesis decarboxylase: MKYFENLQEYIKYLRTENEVIEFDSLVSKNLMITEIADRVVKKSGKTLIFNKVVHENGNILDIPLVINLFGTKDKMTKALGVVDLKDIADRITKLLTLKPPTKGLWSKLEMIPQLKELLNFPPKEVKKGRCQEIVYEGEQVNLDILPILKCWPDDAGNFVTLPMVITKDPETGVTNCGMYRMQQFDKNSTGMHWHRHKGGAVHYEKAKKLGKKLEVAVVIGTDPATLYTASAPLPPDIPEFIFSGFLRNKNLEIVKCKTLEIMVPANAEIILEGYVDPQEELRIEGKFGDHTGYYSLEDYYPVFHVTCITTAKKPIYPATIVGIPPMEDFWMGFATERIFLPLLKLNLPEVTDMHMPPEGVFHNLIFLSIKKRYPGQAQKVINAVWGTGLMMLSKVVVVVDDDTDVTNPTEAWWVALNNIDPERDIIFSKGPIDVLDHASREFTFGSKMGIDGTRKWKEEGFHRRWPEKVIMSDDIKKKVDQFFEDNNLKDVL, encoded by the coding sequence ATGAAATACTTTGAAAATCTACAAGAATATATAAAATATCTTCGAACTGAAAATGAAGTAATCGAGTTCGATAGTCTTGTTTCAAAAAATCTAATGATTACTGAAATTGCTGATAGAGTTGTAAAAAAGAGCGGGAAAACTTTGATCTTCAACAAAGTGGTTCACGAAAATGGAAACATATTGGATATTCCATTGGTTATAAATCTTTTTGGAACTAAAGATAAAATGACTAAAGCTCTTGGAGTAGTAGATTTAAAAGATATTGCAGATAGAATCACAAAATTATTGACTTTAAAACCCCCTACAAAAGGTTTATGGTCGAAACTTGAGATGATACCTCAACTCAAAGAACTTTTAAATTTTCCTCCAAAAGAAGTCAAGAAAGGGAGATGTCAAGAGATTGTTTACGAAGGTGAACAGGTTAACCTTGATATTTTACCAATTTTGAAATGTTGGCCTGATGATGCAGGTAATTTTGTAACTTTACCTATGGTTATTACCAAAGATCCTGAAACAGGAGTAACAAATTGTGGTATGTATAGAATGCAACAGTTTGATAAAAATTCTACAGGAATGCATTGGCACAGACATAAAGGTGGTGCAGTTCATTATGAAAAAGCAAAGAAGCTTGGAAAAAAGTTAGAAGTTGCTGTCGTGATAGGAACTGATCCTGCTACTCTTTATACTGCAAGTGCTCCATTACCACCAGATATTCCAGAATTTATATTTAGTGGATTTCTTAGGAATAAGAATTTAGAAATTGTAAAGTGTAAAACTTTAGAAATAATGGTTCCTGCAAATGCCGAAATAATTTTGGAGGGTTATGTTGATCCTCAAGAAGAATTAAGAATAGAAGGAAAATTTGGAGATCATACAGGATACTATTCTCTTGAAGATTATTATCCTGTTTTTCATGTTACATGCATAACTACTGCAAAAAAGCCGATTTATCCTGCAACCATTGTAGGCATTCCACCAATGGAAGACTTTTGGATGGGATTTGCAACAGAACGTATCTTCTTGCCCTTGCTTAAATTAAATCTCCCTGAAGTTACTGATATGCACATGCCCCCTGAAGGAGTATTTCACAACTTAATTTTCCTTTCTATAAAGAAAAGATATCCTGGACAAGCTCAAAAAGTGATTAATGCAGTTTGGGGAACCGGATTAATGATGCTTTCCAAGGTCGTTGTAGTTGTTGATGATGACACAGATGTAACAAATCCAACAGAAGCCTGGTGGGTGGCTTTGAACAATATTGATCCAGAAAGAGACATTATCTTCTCTAAAGGTCCAATTGATGTTCTTGATCATGCTTCCAGAGAATTTACTTTTGGAAGCAAGATGGGAATTGATGGAACCAGAAAATGGAAGGAGGAAGGCTTTCATAGAAGATGGCCTGAAAAAGTTATCATGTCTGATGATATTAAGAAAAAAGTTGATCAATTTTTTGAAGATAATAATTTGAAAGATGTTTTATGA
- a CDS encoding family 20 glycosylhydrolase codes for MIKSVLIDISRYRVPLPDRMKTMLNRLSKSGFQQVFFNIEHALNLESFPEIGSYSDSYDKDEIMDIVNYAESLNLEIIPVYQSCGHMFHTLKWNKYRYLSETDKLWSVSLTSETLTFFDKVYNEISHYFKSDFIHVGGDEVYDLAEGKTGNTLDENNDKYDLYFDYILELRKIAASYGKKIMIWGDLIQKKPELLNHLPDDITVCYWMYDFDKIPEFYKRLTGKFYMCPGLQTWKSEFFRIEYMKTNISIKSEEADIFKPYGLMLTDWGDGGHLHSPVVSELLANYALNLFCDRNFRNGLTGKPELEDFLLEIDNIHFAGYLNSELVNNRPEFVTRMLYMEYPITGKGFNYQTTKQLENLLARIDRLKSFKLEFDDPEMEDYIKLILKRTEVLTLKTKINLKFRNNEGILDTDIANLLKTAREAHILLTKTWLKTSKPMGLFYHNHFHNIMEKAVTADYNLYLERGSYEKMNERHIYDLKGVRNQFSVGNYKALQELWSDFV; via the coding sequence ATGATTAAATCAGTTCTAATAGATATTTCGAGATACAGAGTCCCGTTACCAGACCGAATGAAAACAATGTTAAACCGATTATCAAAATCCGGTTTTCAGCAAGTCTTTTTCAATATTGAGCATGCACTTAACCTGGAAAGTTTTCCTGAAATTGGATCATACAGTGATAGCTATGATAAAGATGAAATTATGGATATAGTAAACTATGCTGAGAGTCTGAACCTAGAAATCATTCCGGTTTATCAATCGTGCGGGCATATGTTTCATACCCTTAAATGGAATAAATATCGCTACCTAAGTGAAACAGACAAATTGTGGAGTGTTTCATTAACTTCAGAAACATTAACCTTTTTTGATAAAGTTTATAATGAAATATCTCATTACTTCAAGTCTGACTTCATTCATGTTGGTGGTGATGAAGTTTATGATCTGGCAGAAGGTAAAACTGGCAATACTCTTGATGAAAACAATGATAAATACGATCTATACTTTGATTATATTCTGGAACTGCGTAAAATAGCAGCTTCATATGGTAAAAAGATTATGATTTGGGGTGATTTGATTCAGAAAAAACCTGAGTTATTAAACCATCTACCCGACGATATTACAGTTTGTTACTGGATGTATGATTTTGATAAAATACCTGAGTTTTACAAGAGACTAACTGGTAAATTTTATATGTGCCCCGGCTTGCAAACCTGGAAAAGTGAGTTTTTTAGAATCGAGTATATGAAAACCAATATCAGTATTAAATCTGAAGAGGCTGATATATTTAAACCTTATGGTTTAATGTTAACCGATTGGGGTGATGGAGGTCATCTTCATAGTCCAGTTGTTTCAGAATTGTTAGCTAACTATGCTTTGAACCTCTTTTGTGACAGAAACTTCAGAAATGGTTTAACTGGTAAACCTGAATTGGAAGATTTCTTACTTGAAATAGATAATATTCATTTCGCTGGATATTTAAATTCTGAACTTGTCAATAATAGACCTGAGTTTGTTACAAGGATGCTTTACATGGAGTATCCAATTACTGGCAAAGGATTCAACTATCAAACCACTAAACAACTTGAGAATTTACTGGCAAGAATTGATAGATTAAAAAGTTTTAAACTGGAATTTGATGACCCAGAAATGGAAGATTATATAAAGCTTATTCTGAAGAGAACAGAAGTATTAACTTTGAAAACAAAAATTAATCTGAAATTTAGAAATAACGAAGGAATATTAGATACAGACATAGCGAATCTTTTAAAGACTGCCAGAGAAGCACATATTTTACTCACGAAAACTTGGTTGAAAACTTCCAAACCTATGGGATTATTCTATCATAATCATTTTCATAACATTATGGAAAAAGCTGTAACTGCTGATTATAATCTATATCTAGAGCGAGGTAGTTATGAGAAAATGAATGAAAGACATATTTACGATCTTAAAGGTGTTAGAAATCAGTTTAGTGTAGGTAATTATAAAGCATTACAAGAATTATGGAGCGATTTTGTATAG